A single genomic interval of Nycticebus coucang isolate mNycCou1 unplaced genomic scaffold, mNycCou1.pri scaffold_59, whole genome shotgun sequence harbors:
- the LOC128579493 gene encoding uncharacterized protein LOC128579493: MALYKFGDGLLTEKCRLASRDSDGHGYCTVKPEPTHHISCLDRTFLPILPLAALAPVFSAWLVRGFNSRMFPHLLGPPRPPSWLPDLCLPRETFKLAWKPCGPADRRVSWLGGGGCHVLPAHMRSGAKARSPRSRRGARDTGRGFSGPDWGVRHPAKTCCAFRGRKWRSLKTRAARDRARHAGARDAAAIVACGLSGCWGCAAAGPGDRSIDRLQITPASPTAFQSTHLIYFPSPLEPRIAAATLDIVSL; the protein is encoded by the exons ATGGCTCTTTACAAGTTTGGGGATGGCTTGTTAACAGAGAA ATGCAGACTCGCGAGCAGGGACTCAGACGGTCACGGTTACTGCACAGTGAAGCCTGAGCCCACACATCACATCTCCTGCCTGGATCGCACCTTCCTGCCCATCCTTCCTTTAGCAGCTCTGGCACCGGTTTTCTCTGCCTGGTTGGTGCGAGGCTTCAACTCCCGTATGTTCCCTCACCTGCTGGGACCTCCCCGACCTCCAAGTTGGCTACCAGACCTGTGCTTGCCTAGAGAAACTTTCAAGTTGGCTTGGAAACCCTGCGGGCCGGCTGACAGGCGGGTCTCGTGGCTGGGCGGAGGAGGTTGCCACGTTCTCCCGGCGCACATGCGCAGTGGCGCCAAGGCGAGGTCGCCGCGAAGCCGCCGAGGCGCCCGGGACACCGGGCGGGGTTTCTCAGGTCCGGACTGGGGCGTGCGGCACCCGGCCAAGACGTGCTGTGCTTTCCGGGGAAGGAAGTGGCGGAGCCTGAAGACCCGTGCGGCTCGGGACCGAGCCCGCCACGCAGGCGCCCGCGACGCCGCCGCCATTGTTGCCTGTGGCCTCTCGGGCTGCTGGGGCTGCGCGGCCGCCGGGCCCGGCGACAG AAGCATTGACAGGCTTCAAATCACACCAGCCTCTCCTACTGCGTTccagtccacccacctcatctATTTTCCCAGCCCTTTGGAACCTAGAATAG CTGCAGCCACCCTTGATATAGTGTCTTTGTGA